In Streptomyces sp. NBC_01426, one genomic interval encodes:
- a CDS encoding nuclear transport factor 2 family protein yields the protein MISTTRPSRAMTVLVTAAALCATTATTAHATGAHPAGADLRPPKIVADWARAWNGTDPQALGALFTTNGTYTDLGVGVAFRGRQEIAGWKARADSLMDDVHVTVRATHRDGRRITVDAVYAGHLKGAPKPFAVRMTTLLDLDGNRCRIVSDEDDYSLGTVLAQSGLPADWTPSGN from the coding sequence ATGATCTCGACCACCCGCCCCTCCCGTGCCATGACCGTGCTGGTCACCGCCGCGGCCCTCTGCGCCACGACCGCCACCACCGCCCACGCCACCGGCGCCCACCCCGCAGGTGCCGACCTGCGGCCGCCGAAGATCGTCGCGGACTGGGCTCGCGCCTGGAACGGCACCGATCCGCAGGCGCTCGGCGCCCTGTTCACCACCAACGGGACCTACACGGACCTGGGCGTGGGCGTCGCCTTCCGCGGTCGTCAGGAGATCGCCGGGTGGAAGGCCCGCGCCGACAGCCTCATGGACGACGTGCACGTCACGGTGCGCGCCACCCACCGCGACGGCCGCCGCATCACGGTCGACGCCGTCTACGCCGGCCACCTCAAGGGCGCTCCCAAGCCCTTCGCCGTGCGGATGACCACGCTCCTCGACCTCGACGGGAACCGCTGCCGGATCGTCTCCGACGAGGACGACTACAGCCTCGGCACCGTCCTCGCCCAGTCCGGCCTGCCCGCGGACTGGACCCCGTCCGGCAACTGA
- a CDS encoding PepSY-associated TM helix domain-containing protein, which yields MHFYAGVFVAPFLLVAALTGLIYTFTPQLDQLVYGDRLQVEQVGDQARPLSAQIAAARAAYPEGSLASVTTAAEPEDTTRVVLSLPELGEKQRTVFVDPYTAEVQGELTTWFGSTPLTTWLDDLHRNLHLGETGRLYSEVAASWLWVVVAGGLVLWVGRSRGQRARSARGVLLPDRAARGVRRTRSFHAATGVWLALGLFFLSATGLTWSHYAGERFGQLLDATKGHAPELDTALPGTRSPAGGEGGEHAGHGGDHGGEKSEGPDPAAFDAALAAARGAGLGGTVEVKPAADASSAWVVAQKDNVWPVHYDQVAVDTGTGKVTSHSRWADYPLPAKLSKLGVQGHMGVLFGVLNQIVLAVIALGLVLVIVWGYRMWWQRRPTRAEGRATLGRAPVRGTWRRLPIPVLVVGVPLVAALGWAMPVLGVTLLAFMLGDLAVGLVRRVRTARPTP from the coding sequence ATGCACTTCTACGCGGGGGTGTTCGTCGCCCCGTTCCTGCTCGTGGCGGCCCTCACCGGACTGATCTACACCTTCACTCCGCAGCTCGACCAGCTCGTGTACGGAGACCGGCTCCAAGTCGAGCAGGTCGGCGATCAGGCCCGACCGCTGTCCGCGCAGATCGCCGCGGCTCGTGCCGCGTACCCGGAGGGCTCGCTCGCCTCCGTCACCACGGCGGCGGAGCCCGAAGACACCACACGCGTCGTGCTGTCCCTGCCCGAGCTCGGAGAGAAGCAGCGCACCGTCTTCGTCGACCCCTATACCGCGGAGGTCCAAGGCGAACTCACCACCTGGTTCGGGTCGACACCGCTGACGACGTGGCTCGACGACCTGCACCGCAACCTGCACCTCGGCGAGACGGGCCGCCTCTACTCGGAAGTCGCGGCCAGCTGGCTCTGGGTGGTCGTCGCCGGCGGCCTCGTGCTGTGGGTCGGTCGTAGCCGGGGACAACGCGCCCGGTCCGCCCGTGGCGTGCTGCTCCCGGACCGGGCCGCGCGCGGAGTGCGCCGTACCCGCAGCTTCCACGCGGCCACCGGAGTCTGGCTCGCGCTCGGCCTGTTCTTCCTGAGCGCCACCGGTCTGACCTGGTCTCACTACGCCGGCGAGCGGTTCGGGCAACTGCTGGACGCGACCAAGGGGCACGCACCCGAACTCGACACGGCGCTGCCCGGGACCCGATCGCCGGCCGGTGGGGAAGGCGGGGAACACGCCGGCCACGGCGGCGATCACGGCGGTGAGAAGAGCGAGGGGCCGGATCCGGCCGCGTTCGACGCCGCACTCGCCGCGGCCCGGGGCGCCGGGCTGGGCGGCACCGTCGAGGTGAAGCCCGCGGCGGACGCCTCCAGCGCCTGGGTCGTGGCGCAGAAGGACAACGTCTGGCCGGTGCACTACGACCAGGTCGCCGTGGACACCGGCACGGGAAAGGTCACCTCGCACAGCCGGTGGGCCGACTACCCACTGCCGGCGAAGCTCAGCAAGCTCGGCGTGCAGGGGCACATGGGCGTCCTTTTCGGCGTCCTCAATCAGATCGTGCTGGCCGTCATCGCGCTCGGTCTGGTGCTGGTGATCGTGTGGGGCTACCGCATGTGGTGGCAGCGCCGACCCACCCGCGCGGAAGGCAGGGCCACCCTCGGCCGCGCCCCGGTCCGCGGTACGTGGCGTAGGCTGCCGATTCCCGTGCTGGTGGTGGGAGTTCCGCTGGTGGCCGCGCTGGGTTGGGCGATGCCCGTGCTGGGAGTGACACTGCTCGCCTTCATGCTGGGCGACCTGGCGGTCGGCCTGGTCCGCCGGGTTCGGACCGCCCGGCCGACACCCTGA
- a CDS encoding STAS domain-containing protein, translating into MGEATWVRTLPDLDGTRVIVCSGELDTATAGPLREALKAAELDGVDKTVVDLASVTFADSSLLNTLVQAHRRQRLVVVGPYHPQLSRLFQVTGTDIFFDPMRD; encoded by the coding sequence GTGGGAGAGGCGACGTGGGTGCGCACGCTGCCCGACCTTGACGGCACTCGCGTGATCGTGTGCTCAGGCGAGTTGGACACCGCCACCGCGGGGCCCCTGCGGGAGGCCCTGAAGGCAGCCGAACTCGACGGGGTCGACAAGACCGTCGTCGACCTGGCCTCGGTGACCTTCGCCGATTCCTCACTGTTGAACACGCTGGTCCAGGCACACCGCAGGCAACGCCTCGTCGTCGTCGGCCCCTACCACCCACAACTTTCCAGGCTCTTCCAGGTCACCGGCACCGACATCTTCTTCGACCCGATGCGCGATTGA
- a CDS encoding ATP-binding protein produces MQSLVTPEGHTGRSAQHTCRPLRPDQARDAATKFLTALDPPPPESTIQNVLLLVSELVTNALRHAGAVTSLKLRADRARIQVTVEDPSPAQPRGRTPDWTGCTGGFGWPMIQRLAQSLTIVPARPGAGKAIIAALPR; encoded by the coding sequence ATGCAGAGTCTGGTCACGCCCGAGGGTCATACCGGCCGTTCGGCGCAGCACACCTGCCGGCCCCTCCGCCCCGACCAGGCACGCGACGCCGCCACGAAGTTCCTCACCGCTCTCGATCCGCCGCCGCCCGAGAGCACCATCCAGAACGTGCTCCTCCTCGTCTCCGAGCTCGTCACGAACGCGCTTCGGCACGCCGGCGCGGTGACCTCGTTGAAGCTGCGCGCCGACCGCGCCCGCATCCAGGTGACCGTCGAGGATCCCAGTCCTGCCCAGCCCCGGGGCCGCACCCCTGACTGGACGGGTTGTACCGGCGGCTTCGGCTGGCCCATGATCCAGCGTCTCGCCCAGAGCCTCACGATCGTCCCGGCGCGCCCCGGCGCGGGCAAAGCGATCATCGCCGCTCTCCCCCGCTGA
- a CDS encoding SpoIIE family protein phosphatase — protein sequence MTHEDPSRQARRSVPGDVDLAVLDALFTQSPVGLHVLDTELRLVRINTATRTMHDVPVEALLGRPFTDVFPGLTAIGEVTQMIRGVLKTGVPVREHLVRSRLDPDQGRERTRSVSVFRLSDERGTILGVAVAAVDVTEPQEARARLGVLDGVRERVGQTLDVIATCQELADALVPAFADIAVVEVVEAVVRGEEPPTGPLAQDVPLRRAAFQARGERRQAQAHPVGDVRSLGNPTPYSQTLIDLRPRIVPLGDDSPWLGADPKRAGAIRSAGAHSLLVAPLALRGRVLGLVSLYRTDGSDPFGKGDLGLLRQVSAHTALCVDNARRYTREHTIAATVQRHLLPRHSMGQSTVETAHLHVPGGNGGGGWFDAIPLSGARTALVVGNVAGHGIHTATTMGQLRTVIHSLAALDLEPDELLARLNDTARFLAAERAAQPTGDPMYEQPLSASCLYAVYDPFARTCTFACAGQPTPPVIVRPDGGTETVEPAIGPALGGEGWPFATTTVALDEGTTLALYTPGLLATAQAETGDATGPGLLGDVLARPGRSLQDLCDEALYALGPGSRDGDAVLLLARTHAFPTHATATWDLADEFTEAAAARGHTRRTLKGWNVDDDTAAATELIVSELVTNALRHGNPPLRLRLIKDRTLTCEVHDTSTTSPHLRHARAVDEGGRGLFIVAQLAQRWGTRHTPGGKTVWTEQDLTP from the coding sequence GTGACGCACGAGGATCCGTCCCGTCAAGCACGGCGGAGTGTTCCCGGGGACGTGGACCTGGCGGTGCTGGACGCCCTGTTCACGCAGTCACCGGTAGGGCTCCACGTCCTGGACACGGAGCTGAGGCTGGTGCGGATCAACACCGCCACGCGGACCATGCACGACGTTCCCGTCGAGGCACTGCTGGGGCGTCCCTTCACCGATGTCTTCCCCGGCCTGACCGCGATTGGGGAGGTGACGCAGATGATCCGCGGTGTGTTGAAGACCGGAGTACCGGTGCGAGAGCACCTGGTGCGTTCGCGGCTGGACCCGGATCAGGGGCGGGAGAGGACGCGCTCGGTTTCCGTCTTCCGCCTCAGCGACGAGCGGGGAACGATTCTGGGGGTGGCGGTCGCGGCGGTCGACGTCACGGAACCGCAGGAGGCGCGGGCCCGACTGGGGGTCCTCGACGGGGTGCGTGAGCGCGTGGGGCAGACCCTCGACGTCATCGCCACCTGTCAGGAGCTGGCAGACGCCCTGGTGCCGGCCTTCGCCGACATCGCCGTGGTGGAGGTGGTGGAGGCGGTGGTGCGCGGCGAGGAGCCCCCGACGGGCCCGCTCGCTCAGGACGTACCGCTGCGCCGCGCCGCCTTCCAGGCACGTGGCGAACGCCGACAGGCTCAGGCCCACCCCGTGGGCGACGTGCGGAGTCTCGGCAACCCCACTCCCTACAGCCAGACCCTGATCGACCTCAGGCCCCGGATCGTTCCCCTGGGCGATGACAGCCCGTGGCTGGGGGCCGACCCCAAGAGGGCGGGCGCCATTCGTTCCGCGGGAGCCCACAGCCTGCTCGTGGCCCCTCTGGCCCTGCGGGGCAGGGTTCTGGGTCTGGTGAGCCTCTATCGCACCGACGGGTCCGATCCCTTCGGCAAGGGCGATCTCGGTCTCCTGCGACAGGTGAGCGCCCATACCGCCCTCTGCGTCGACAACGCCCGCCGATACACCCGCGAGCACACCATCGCGGCCACGGTCCAACGCCATCTGCTGCCGCGCCATTCCATGGGGCAGAGCACCGTCGAAACGGCCCACCTGCACGTTCCCGGCGGCAACGGGGGCGGCGGCTGGTTCGACGCGATCCCCCTGTCGGGCGCGCGCACCGCCCTGGTCGTGGGCAACGTCGCCGGACACGGCATTCACACCGCGACCACCATGGGACAGTTGCGCACCGTCATCCACTCGCTGGCCGCGTTGGACCTGGAACCGGACGAGCTCCTCGCCCGCCTCAATGACACGGCCCGCTTCCTGGCGGCGGAACGCGCGGCCCAACCGACCGGTGACCCGATGTACGAACAGCCGCTCTCCGCGAGCTGCCTCTACGCGGTCTACGACCCCTTCGCCCGCACCTGTACGTTCGCCTGCGCCGGCCAACCGACGCCACCGGTGATCGTCCGTCCCGACGGCGGCACCGAAACAGTGGAGCCGGCCATCGGGCCCGCACTGGGTGGCGAAGGCTGGCCCTTCGCCACCACGACCGTCGCACTCGACGAGGGCACCACCCTCGCCCTCTACACCCCCGGGCTCCTCGCCACGGCCCAAGCCGAAACGGGGGACGCCACCGGCCCGGGCCTTCTCGGCGATGTCCTCGCCCGTCCGGGCCGATCCCTGCAGGATCTGTGCGACGAAGCCCTGTACGCACTGGGGCCCGGCAGCCGCGACGGTGACGCGGTACTGCTGCTCGCCCGCACCCACGCCTTCCCCACCCACGCCACGGCCACCTGGGACCTGGCCGACGAGTTCACCGAGGCTGCCGCCGCCCGCGGGCACACACGCCGCACGCTCAAGGGCTGGAACGTGGACGACGACACGGCGGCCGCCACCGAACTGATCGTCAGCGAACTGGTCACCAACGCTCTCCGCCACGGCAACCCGCCCCTGCGGCTACGCCTCATCAAGGACCGCACCCTCACCTGCGAAGTCCACGACACGAGCACCACCAGCCCCCACCTGCGCCACGCCCGCGCCGTCGACGAAGGCGGCCGCGGCCTGTTCATCGTCGCCCAACTCGCCCAGCGCTGGGGCACCCGCCACACCCCCGGAGGAAAGACCGTCTGGACCGAACAGGACCTGACGCCCTGA
- a CDS encoding SigB/SigF/SigG family RNA polymerase sigma factor, translating to MPHPLAVNSPRAAARVAPDPGECSAIRSEESLPRIDEPLQVAPADARELSRLFLIRLRASEEGTREYQYARNTLIEMNISLVRYAVGPFRAQANGCVEIEDLIQVGTIGLIKAVDRFDPGRHVEFSTLALPYITGEIKRYFRDTTWAAHVPRRLQELRAELARSQEALTEALGRAPAVREVAEYLRLSEREVIEGLLAANAYNSASLDTAGDTEERSAAGTDSRPPADTVGDIDPALDRFEDFHTLAPLLRKLGERDRRILRMRFAQEMTQAEIGAELGISQMQVSRLLSRTLARLRSGMLAD from the coding sequence ATGCCTCACCCCCTGGCCGTCAACTCCCCGCGTGCGGCGGCCAGGGTGGCACCGGATCCGGGCGAGTGCTCGGCCATCCGGTCGGAGGAGAGCTTGCCGCGCATCGACGAGCCCCTTCAGGTGGCGCCGGCTGACGCGCGAGAGCTGTCACGTCTGTTCCTGATCCGGCTGAGGGCGTCGGAGGAGGGAACTCGCGAGTACCAGTACGCACGCAACACCCTCATCGAGATGAACATCTCGCTGGTCCGTTACGCGGTAGGGCCCTTTCGCGCCCAGGCCAACGGATGCGTCGAGATCGAGGACCTCATCCAGGTCGGGACCATCGGCCTCATCAAGGCCGTCGACCGCTTCGACCCCGGCCGGCACGTCGAGTTCTCCACCCTCGCCCTGCCCTACATCACGGGCGAGATCAAGCGGTATTTCCGTGACACCACCTGGGCCGCACACGTCCCGCGCCGCCTCCAGGAACTGCGCGCCGAACTCGCCAGAAGCCAAGAAGCCCTGACCGAGGCCCTGGGCAGAGCGCCGGCGGTGAGGGAGGTCGCCGAGTACCTCAGGCTCTCCGAAAGGGAAGTCATCGAGGGGCTGTTGGCGGCCAACGCGTACAACAGTGCCTCCCTCGACACCGCCGGCGACACGGAGGAGCGGTCCGCCGCGGGCACCGACAGCCGGCCGCCGGCCGACACGGTCGGCGACATCGATCCCGCCCTGGACCGTTTCGAGGACTTCCACACCCTCGCCCCCCTCCTTCGCAAGCTCGGAGAACGCGACCGACGGATCCTGCGGATGCGCTTTGCCCAGGAGATGACACAGGCCGAGATAGGCGCCGAACTCGGCATCTCCCAGATGCAGGTCTCGCGCCTCCTCTCGCGTACCTTGGCCCGCCTGCGCAGCGGCATGCTCGCCGACTGA
- a CDS encoding BTAD domain-containing putative transcriptional regulator translates to MLRIRVLGSLDAETRGTPVPLGAPRQRAVLACLLASRGAVVSVDRLAEDLWRGTPPAKTTVSLHAYVSNLRRLLEPERAPRAPATVLVTSAPGYALHLPEDAVDAWRFEARLERARRAPAAQRRELLAEALAWWRGPAFQEYADEPWALPEAARLANLRADACELAVAADLRTGHTAEAASAAEALVGEHPLREEGWRLLALAHWACGRRADALAALRRAKAVLRDELGCDPSPALVGLEHALLDQRLDVLRAHVPERPPAGGVPEPLRAIGPPAQGPAAVPAGRPPLFLGRGEELGAADTAALAARGTGGTLLVTGEAGAGKSAFLARFADRLRDEGWTVVVGRCPEQEGAPPAWAWVEALGALAREVPPAHAGDLAVLLHQPEGTAAATRDEATADRFRTHRAFTAWLASAASAGRPLAVLLEDLHRADGETLALLEAAAAVTGVPLFTVACYRPAEVTDRLVTSLARLAARLPHRIALGGLPARDVATVVDAVCREPVDRATVATITARTGGNPFYVWESARLLDREGALVALSEVPQGVRDVLRRRLALLPDAGLAVVRLAAVVGLETDVALLVEAADVDEETVLEGLDAALAADLLTEPAPGRVGFVHALVRDTVYTDLSGVRRARLHDRIARTLHRQRPGDLAALAHHFARSGRAANAPLAVDYALRAAELAEHRYAHDVAVALIAQALDVHGAATTDPYAAPDATLALLMRLLGAQVRAGATDAARHTRQRAVELAVRAGRDDLVAAVYGAWTEPSPWRSRLEGLFDRTALARLERLARDHSLNGATRARVLQVLADAVAGEDAPRAREAADAQLELARSDGEPRLLASALMTSAKLLPHELQGADRPPLIAELRELAGEHDLPAYRWVCEHLDAMTAAARNDPGAVHRHTTEGLDLAHRYGMLWARGINATTRAMLAAIAGRFTEAEERYAQADELFQRVGAHHATGPRTLGLWTIRFTQGRTADIERSVREVHEAVGAPVAVAHSLLLARQGRLDEAREVRFAPRPVTDHLYGVELDYRCELAVLHADTEAAGTLIEHLLPIRDQFGGAAGAAYATRPLAHPLGDLHRLLGDTRAAADAYALAERVAHAWHAPHHAAAARHAAADLAAEHRRRRTFAV, encoded by the coding sequence GTGCTGCGAATACGAGTGCTGGGCTCCCTGGACGCCGAGACGAGAGGTACGCCGGTCCCCCTGGGAGCACCGCGGCAGCGGGCCGTGCTCGCCTGTCTCCTCGCGTCCCGCGGTGCGGTGGTGTCCGTGGACCGCCTCGCCGAGGACCTGTGGCGCGGCACCCCGCCGGCCAAGACCACCGTGTCGTTGCACGCGTACGTGTCCAACCTGCGCCGCCTGCTGGAGCCCGAGCGAGCGCCGCGCGCCCCCGCCACCGTCCTGGTCACCTCCGCACCGGGGTACGCCCTACACCTCCCCGAGGACGCGGTGGACGCATGGCGCTTCGAGGCACGGCTGGAACGGGCACGGCGCGCCCCGGCCGCACAGAGACGGGAGTTGCTGGCCGAGGCACTGGCCTGGTGGCGGGGGCCGGCCTTCCAGGAGTACGCCGACGAACCCTGGGCCCTGCCCGAAGCGGCCCGCCTGGCGAACCTGCGGGCGGACGCCTGCGAGCTGGCCGTCGCGGCCGATCTCCGCACCGGGCACACCGCGGAGGCGGCTTCGGCCGCCGAGGCGCTGGTGGGTGAGCACCCGCTGCGTGAGGAGGGCTGGCGGCTGCTCGCGCTCGCCCACTGGGCCTGCGGGCGGCGCGCCGACGCACTCGCCGCGCTGCGCCGCGCCAAGGCGGTGCTGCGCGATGAGCTGGGCTGCGATCCTTCGCCCGCCCTGGTGGGGCTGGAGCACGCCCTCCTCGACCAGCGGCTGGACGTACTGCGCGCCCACGTGCCCGAGCGGCCGCCCGCGGGTGGCGTGCCGGAGCCGCTGCGGGCGATCGGCCCGCCCGCGCAGGGTCCCGCCGCCGTACCCGCCGGCAGACCGCCCCTGTTCCTCGGCCGGGGCGAGGAACTCGGCGCCGCCGACACGGCGGCACTGGCCGCCCGTGGCACCGGCGGCACGCTGCTGGTCACCGGCGAGGCGGGAGCCGGGAAGTCGGCCTTCCTCGCCCGGTTCGCGGACCGGCTGCGGGACGAGGGTTGGACGGTCGTGGTCGGCCGCTGCCCCGAGCAGGAGGGCGCGCCGCCCGCGTGGGCCTGGGTGGAGGCGCTCGGCGCCCTGGCCCGGGAAGTGCCTCCCGCGCACGCGGGGGATCTCGCCGTGCTCCTGCACCAGCCGGAGGGAACGGCCGCGGCCACGCGGGACGAGGCGACCGCCGACCGTTTCCGTACGCACCGCGCGTTCACGGCGTGGCTCGCCTCCGCCGCCTCCGCCGGGCGGCCACTGGCCGTGTTGCTCGAGGATCTGCACCGGGCCGACGGGGAGACGTTGGCGCTGCTCGAAGCGGCGGCAGCGGTCACCGGGGTGCCCCTGTTCACCGTTGCCTGCTACCGCCCCGCCGAGGTGACCGACCGGCTGGTGACCAGCCTCGCCCGGCTCGCCGCCCGCCTTCCGCACCGGATCGCGCTCGGCGGGCTGCCGGCGCGCGACGTCGCGACCGTCGTCGACGCCGTCTGCCGTGAGCCCGTGGACCGGGCCACGGTCGCCACGATCACCGCGCGGACCGGCGGCAATCCGTTCTACGTCTGGGAGAGCGCGCGGCTGCTCGATCGTGAGGGCGCGCTGGTGGCGCTCTCCGAGGTCCCCCAGGGCGTCCGGGACGTGCTGCGCAGGCGTTTGGCCCTGCTTCCCGACGCCGGGTTGGCGGTCGTGCGCCTCGCCGCCGTCGTCGGTCTGGAAACCGATGTCGCCCTGCTGGTCGAGGCGGCCGATGTCGACGAGGAGACCGTGCTCGAAGGGCTCGACGCCGCGCTCGCCGCGGACCTGCTCACCGAGCCGGCGCCCGGCCGGGTCGGCTTCGTACACGCGCTGGTCCGCGACACCGTCTACACCGACCTGTCCGGCGTACGACGAGCGCGCCTGCACGACCGGATCGCCCGCACGCTGCACCGGCAGCGGCCCGGGGACCTGGCCGCGCTCGCCCACCACTTCGCCCGCTCGGGCAGGGCCGCGAACGCCCCGCTGGCCGTCGACTACGCGCTGCGCGCCGCCGAGTTGGCGGAACACAGGTACGCGCACGACGTGGCGGTCGCTCTGATCGCGCAGGCGCTCGACGTGCACGGCGCGGCCACCACCGATCCCTACGCGGCCCCCGACGCCACCCTCGCCCTCCTGATGCGCCTGCTCGGCGCACAGGTCCGCGCCGGCGCCACGGACGCCGCCCGCCACACCCGGCAACGGGCGGTGGAGCTCGCGGTGCGCGCCGGCCGCGACGACCTGGTCGCCGCGGTCTACGGAGCCTGGACCGAGCCTTCGCCCTGGCGCAGTCGACTGGAGGGGCTGTTCGACCGGACCGCGCTGGCCCGCCTGGAGCGCCTCGCCCGGGACCACTCCCTGAACGGGGCGACCCGCGCCCGCGTGCTCCAGGTCCTCGCGGACGCCGTGGCCGGCGAGGACGCACCGCGCGCCCGTGAGGCGGCCGACGCCCAGCTGGAGCTGGCCCGCTCCGACGGCGAACCCCGGCTGCTCGCCTCGGCCTTGATGACCTCGGCCAAGCTGCTGCCGCACGAGCTGCAGGGCGCGGACCGGCCGCCACTCATCGCCGAACTGCGCGAGCTGGCCGGGGAACACGACCTGCCCGCGTACCGCTGGGTGTGCGAACACCTCGACGCCATGACGGCGGCCGCCCGCAACGACCCCGGCGCGGTCCACCGACACACCACCGAGGGCCTGGACCTCGCGCACCGCTACGGAATGCTGTGGGCGCGGGGCATCAACGCCACCACCCGCGCCATGCTGGCGGCCATCGCGGGACGGTTCACGGAGGCGGAAGAACGCTACGCCCAGGCGGACGAACTGTTCCAGCGCGTCGGGGCGCACCACGCGACGGGCCCCCGCACCCTCGGCCTGTGGACCATCCGCTTCACCCAGGGGCGGACGGCCGACATCGAGCGCAGTGTCCGCGAGGTGCACGAGGCCGTCGGCGCGCCCGTCGCCGTGGCGCACTCGCTGCTCCTGGCCCGCCAAGGGCGGCTGGACGAGGCACGGGAGGTGCGCTTCGCCCCGCGACCGGTGACGGACCACCTCTACGGTGTCGAGCTCGACTACCGCTGCGAACTCGCGGTCCTGCACGCCGACACCGAGGCCGCCGGCACACTGATCGAGCACCTGCTGCCGATCCGCGACCAGTTCGGCGGCGCGGCGGGAGCCGCCTACGCCACCCGCCCCCTCGCCCACCCCCTGGGGGACCTCCACCGCCTCCTCGGTGATACCCGGGCGGCGGCCGACGCCTACGCCCTCGCCGAACGTGTCGCCCACGCCTGGCACGCTCCGCACCACGCGGCGGCCGCGCGCCACGCCGCGGCCGACCTGGCAGCGGAGCACCGCCGGCGCCGGACCTTCGCCGTGTGA
- a CDS encoding DUF4291 domain-containing protein: MHDVPNRQIRAAHTADTVTVYQAYSPLLGVPAAREGRFPPAWKRERMTWIKPSFLWMMYRCGWGGKTDQETVLAVEITREGFDHALRHACLSHHEHGIHPDVATWKRALRESSARVQWDPERDLHLNPLPHRSLQLGLAGPLSRAYADEWTVAIRDVTPQVREIHGLVRAGEDAAARALLPAEIPYPAGPLPHLGA; the protein is encoded by the coding sequence ATGCACGACGTTCCGAACCGCCAGATCCGCGCGGCACACACCGCCGACACCGTCACCGTCTACCAGGCGTACTCCCCCCTGTTGGGGGTTCCGGCCGCCCGCGAGGGACGATTCCCGCCGGCCTGGAAGCGGGAACGGATGACGTGGATCAAGCCGTCGTTCCTGTGGATGATGTACCGCTGCGGCTGGGGCGGCAAGACCGACCAGGAGACGGTTCTGGCCGTCGAGATCACCCGCGAGGGATTCGACCACGCGCTGCGCCACGCCTGCCTCTCGCACCACGAACACGGCATCCATCCCGACGTGGCGACCTGGAAGCGGGCCCTGCGGGAGAGCTCCGCCCGCGTCCAGTGGGACCCGGAACGCGACCTGCACCTGAACCCGCTGCCCCACCGCTCGCTCCAACTGGGTCTGGCCGGGCCCCTCTCGCGCGCGTACGCCGACGAGTGGACGGTCGCCATCCGCGACGTCACCCCGCAGGTCCGGGAGATCCACGGCCTGGTCCGAGCCGGCGAGGACGCGGCGGCGCGGGCCCTCCTTCCGGCGGAGATCCCCTACCCGGCGGGCCCGCTGCCCCACCTCGGCGCGTAA
- a CDS encoding PRC-barrel domain-containing protein → MTENVWGYRETSGRLAGADLTGYKVEATDGSIGKVDKHSDEVGSAYIVVDTGPWIFGKEVLLPAGTVSRIDADDKKIHVDRTKEQIKNAPEFDKDKHLGDADYHRQVGGYYDGPHRV, encoded by the coding sequence ATGACTGAGAATGTGTGGGGTTACCGCGAGACGTCCGGTCGTCTGGCCGGTGCGGACCTGACGGGCTACAAGGTCGAGGCGACGGACGGCTCCATCGGCAAGGTCGACAAGCACTCCGACGAGGTGGGTTCCGCGTACATCGTGGTCGACACCGGTCCGTGGATCTTCGGCAAGGAGGTTCTCCTGCCGGCGGGGACGGTCAGTCGGATCGACGCGGACGACAAGAAGATCCATGTCGATCGGACCAAGGAGCAGATCAAGAACGCTCCGGAGTTCGACAAGGACAAGCACCTCGGTGACGCGGACTATCACCGTCAGGTGGGCGGCTATTACGACGGGCCGCACCGCGTCTGA
- a CDS encoding TspO/MBR family protein, translating into MAASATPTRRRGARNWAALAAFLAVTYCVAALGALASADAGEVYRSLERPDWAPPAWLFGPVWTVLYAAMAVAAWLVWRHPDRSRARTALVWWSAQLLLNLAWTPLFFGARQYGLALLDIGLLLATLTITLIRFLRLSRAAALLLAPYLLWVAFATALNAAIWHLNA; encoded by the coding sequence GTGGCAGCATCCGCGACACCGACACGTCGGCGAGGGGCCCGGAACTGGGCGGCCCTCGCCGCCTTCCTCGCGGTGACCTACTGCGTCGCGGCTCTGGGCGCGCTCGCGTCCGCCGACGCGGGCGAGGTCTACAGATCTTTGGAACGGCCGGACTGGGCGCCACCCGCCTGGCTCTTCGGACCCGTCTGGACCGTCCTGTACGCCGCGATGGCTGTGGCGGCCTGGCTGGTGTGGCGCCATCCGGACCGGTCCCGCGCGAGGACCGCCCTCGTCTGGTGGTCCGCGCAACTGCTCCTGAACCTGGCCTGGACACCCTTGTTCTTCGGCGCGCGCCAGTACGGACTCGCGCTGCTGGACATCGGCCTGTTGCTGGCCACTCTCACCATCACCCTGATCCGCTTCCTCCGGCTGAGCCGCGCGGCGGCGCTCCTGCTGGCCCCCTACCTGCTGTGGGTGGCCTTCGCGACCGCCCTCAACGCCGCCATCTGGCATCTCAACGCCTGA